The Cryptococcus gattii WM276 chromosome K, complete sequence genome contains the following window.
AGGGGGAGAATGTCGGTGGAAGCGGGAGTGACGCGGGTGAAAAGTTGCGGCAAACGATAAACGCCTCTTGTCACAATGGGTCAATAAAAATTAGTTGGAAAAGGGAGGGTAAAACGTAAACGTACCGGCACTACCTTGACGGCTACTCCTCGGTTTCCGCACCCATACTCCACCGCGCCGTCCTTGTGGATCATACCCTTCCTTACCCTCATTCCGCATCTCCTTCATGTCCTGTCGCTCCGTATCAACAGATCCATCAAACTCTTCATACTGCCCAAACgcatcttcatcgtcttccGGCAACGGACTTGCGAAGAAACATGTCAACTGGGAAGCCAGAAATTCTGCGCGGGGATCAAGCGGTGAGAGAAAGATTTTGAATACAAGGGTCGCACCGGGTGCCATGAGTGTTAGCGAGAGCGTCAGCGCGGCGAGGAGGAGTTGGGAATGGAGGTAGGCGTCGAGGTCGTGCACGCCCGTGACTGCAAACTGCGTTAGCTACAGAATACAGACGTTTAGAAAGATAAAGTGGTGAGGAAAGGACGAACCGTCGGGAGCACCGTCGCATACCACGAGGTCGGCCTTTCGTCCACCAAGAGCATCCAGGACGAGCGGGATGGTAGAGGGGAGCGTGATATCGGTTTGTAGGGTGGTGATGTTTGGTAAAGGCGCCATTGGCTGCAGATCACACGAGACGACTCGAGTCCCCTCACCGCCGTGCTTGCTCTTTGGTTTCAGCTTTTGCCCGAGAACCTGGCTCCAGCTCCCGGGAGCGGCACAGAGGTCGACTGCGGTTTGGACATGGGAGAAAAGGTCGAATTCCTCGTCGAGATGCAAGAGTTTGTATGCTGAGCGGGCGCGGTAGCCTGCGGATTTGCCTTTGCGGTAGTAGACGTCTCTGTGGTCGATAGAGGATTTGGAAGTGGGCATTGTTTTTTGGATGTACGGTGGTTGGGGAAGTCGGGTTTCCCGTTTTCCACGGTGGGTGCGTGGATGCGGGATGGTTGTTACGGACGACGAGTGGAACGCgaaaaagagatgaaaaGGATTGTTTGTCTCGAGGTACGGCCGCGGAGCCAACGGAAACTGGCTGGGTGTATAGTATCAACATACTACGTATCGATGCGGTGTATAGTATCAACATACTACGTATCGATGCATGGCCAGTATAATGCACACACGCCTAGAGACTCCAACATGTCTACATGCATACAGAGATTGCTACTCCAAGAGCATCCACCGACGGGTCATGTCTTTCCGCTAGTCGTTCCGCTAGTCGTTCCGCTAGTCTCTTCGCTATAAAGACTTTTTCTCGGACACGGGACCTGTTCTAGACGCTGCATCTTCTCGAAAGGCAACAACGACGTATCCGACGAGGATGAGATTGGCAGCAGCGATGGCGGAGATGGCGGCCCACGTCGTCGAGCCTACGTGCGTAGAATGAGCAAACGTCCAACGGTAAGGGATGCGCACGCTGGTGCGCTGGTGCGCCGGTACGCTCGGGTCAATGGAGAGTCAAGACGTACCGTGCCAGAGATGGTTGAGCGTGCCGAAATAGGTGGCTATAGGCACGACGGCCATGAGCAGGGCAAAGAGGACGAGTTTGTAGAGGACGGCGCTGTGGTGGTGGTTAGCAGGGTCGCAGCTGCATGCATGCATGCATGCATGCATGCATACTCACGGCTGCACGCTCTCCTGCGGTGCCATGGCCATCTTGCCGGTGGATACCCTGTTGGACATTGTCTGTGGTGTGGTGTAACATGCAATGTGGAGATGCAAAGTGTGTCGTCACCAACATTTACATTTACACCTACAGTCACATCTCACTTCACCACACCTCGCCATGGCCACCGAGTTCAGGCGCATCGCGCTCGCGGACCCGCACACGCTCTCGCCGCCGCGCTTCGTCGTCGGCGGGCAGCTCTCGCACACGGTCTCTGGCGACGTGAAGCTGTACGAATGGGACCGCGACGTGAGTCATCTTGTCGTCTCTCTTCTACCACGCGCTGAGCGATGCGTCGCAGAACGGGCGGATGTCGATGCTCGGCCTGCAGACAGAGATTGGGCAGCTGAAAGCCCTCGCGTGGTCGCCGTCGCCGGCACACAAACACCTCGTCGCCGCCGGCCTGTCGACGGGCAAGACGCTTCTGCTGAACCTCGCGCCGTCCACGCTCTCCCTCCCGGTGTCGCCCCCGCCCGCGTCGCCCGCCGTCGTCGCCACGCTGCCGGTGAAGCATGCACGCGCGGTGACGGCCATCGCCTTCTCCCCCCACGACGCCAACTATCTCGCGACGGGCCTGGACCGCCATCGGTCCGACTCGAGCCTGCTGATATGGGACATCCACGACGCCCTCGCCGCCTCCCGCCTCCCCCCCGACGGCGGCGTCTATCCCAGGCCCGAACTCCGCCTCCCGACAACGGCCCCCCTCACAAAGACGTCCGCCCCCGCCGAGCCCAGGCCGATACAGGTATACTCCCCCGCCGAGCAGGTCCACTCCGTCGCCTTTATCCCCACCGCGCCCTactccctcctctcctccgCCGCCAACAAGGTGATCAGGCTCTACGACCTGCGCGCACCGTCCAGCACGTCGAAAGAACACGGCGCCGCAGGCTCCCTCGCACAGTGGCCCACACGCGCCGTCATGTCCCTCTCTCCCAACCcgtcctcttccctctttgCGTCGTACGAGTCAAACCAGGGGAATAGTACGGTACGACTGTGGGATACGCGCTACCCTGGCCAGGAAGTTGTCGGGTGGGACGTGAGAGGCGGTGTAGTCGGCATGAGCTGGGTCGATAGTACGCGGCTGGGTGTGGGCAGTAAAGAGGGCGGTGTCGCCGTTTGGGATATCGTTCGGTGTAAACCCGACCAGCCAGGGGCCAGTGAATGGGTGACGTCGGGTGGTATGCGTCAGAGTATGTCTTTATCTTTTGTTTGCATTTTCATGCTAACTGTGAAACATGTTCTGTAGTCGTCAAGCCCAAACCAAACATGCATTCATTCGCATTCACACCGCCCACCCCGCCGAAGCACGTCGCTGTCATGTACGTCCTCAAGGACGGCACCATCTCCATCGGTCCCATCTCCACCGCCCCTGTCCTCGCCTCCAATTCGCACGGAGGCGTCTCCATCTCCGAACCTGCATTATCGTTTATCGATCCTGATTTGCCTCTAAGATCGTCATCGACATCTCCCGCTGCCGGTTTCGCCCTGGGCCTGGATGTGGCGGGCGAACCCGGCCACGGTGCGCCTCCTGCCCCTATCGGGGCAGCAGCGGCAGGAGGCGAAGCCATCTACGCGCGAAACAAATTCCAACTCCCCCCCGACCGCGTATCCACCATCCTCAACGAACATTCCCGTCTCcgctccttctcctttggAGCCGCATCCACCATCCgcccttcctcctccccgCCTCCCCCCCCACACCGCCCCAGCGTGGCCGCAGCACACCACCATATCCCGGATACGTTGACCCAGTCGTACTTGGCCAGAGAAAAGTGGCACGACGATGATCCAACAGGGGTCATCAATGATCGTGATGAGATTACGGGCGGGTACGAAGGGTGGAGAAGGGTGTTGGGTGGGGATGTGGGGGTGGTCATGCGCAGAAGAGCGATGGAGGGGTACGGTTTGGATAACGTGAGTGGTCAATTGCTTTCATGTGCGGGAGCTGACGCGAAGGCGATAATAGTTGTTGTTGAACGCGGCGATCGCTACAAAGTATCGTGGAAAATACAAACTTGCCGGTGTCTGGGAATTCGTCGAACGTGAGTCTCGCCTTATACTCTTGCCTTGCTCACTGTATTAACACTTACGCAGACCTAACCAAAACGATGTCGccctccatctcttcttcggGTGGGTACAACCTCACTCATCAAGGGATTTACCCCATCTGGACATCCCTCGGTACACTCGACGCCGCATCCGCATCCGGTGGTCCCATCTCTGCCGCTCTCAACGCCGACGAAGACGGTCCCGATGGCGAAGGCAGCGGCGGCGGTGGCGGCGGtggcggcggcggcggcggcggtGGGGGTTTGATTAGTGAACTGGAAGAACGACTGAAAAGCATGAGTATCAGAGCCGGTAATACAGGAAGAGCAAGTCGTTCGGCTTCTGTATCTCGAAGAGGTAGCGGTACACATACCCCGCGCGAACGGAAAAACTCTGAACGCACACCCCACCCCCACGCCCCTACCCATCCCCCTACCCACCCCCACCCCCATCCCCGTC
Protein-coding sequences here:
- a CDS encoding Cytoplasm protein, putative (Similar to TIGR gene model, INSD accession AAW46092.1); translated protein: MATEFRRIALADPHTLSPPRFVVGGQLSHTVSGDVKLYEWDRDNGRMSMLGLQTEIGQLKALAWSPSPAHKHLVAAGLSTGKTLLLNLAPSTLSLPVSPPPASPAVVATLPVKHARAVTAIAFSPHDANYLATGLDRHRSDSSLLIWDIHDALAASRLPPDGGVYPRPELRLPTTAPLTKTSAPAEPRPIQVYSPAEQVHSVAFIPTAPYSLLSSAANKVIRLYDLRAPSSTSKEHGAAGSLAQWPTRAVMSLSPNPSSSLFASYESNQGNSTVRLWDTRYPGQEVVGWDVRGGVVGMSWVDSTRLGVGSKEGGVAVWDIVRCKPDQPGASEWVTSGGMRQIVKPKPNMHSFAFTPPTPPKHVAVMYVLKDGTISIGPISTAPVLASNSHGGVSISEPALSFIDPDLPLRSSSTSPAAGFALGLDVAGEPGHGAPPAPIGAAAAGGEAIYARNKFQLPPDRVSTILNEHSRLRSFSFGAASTIRPSSSPPPPPHRPSVAAAHHHIPDTLTQSYLAREKWHDDDPTGVINDRDEITGGYEGWRRVLGGDVGVVMRRRAMEGYGLDNLLLNAAIATKYRGKYKLAGVWEFVEHLTKTMSPSISSSGGYNLTHQGIYPIWTSLGTLDAASASGGPISAALNADEDGPDGEGSGGGGGGGGGGGGGGGLISELEERLKSMSIRAGNTGRASRSASVSRRGSGTHTPRERKNSERTPHPHAPTHPPTHPHPHPRPHAHAQANTSHHSGHSASTYPQAPPSYLPAISHLLASRQSFPDKSIHPSELRPSISSSSEKVELRKLILTICGESREGGKGEVEEMLRRGERSKAAFRAFFRGDESGTVGILMSSEDPNDTLLGSTIAGFMSQSASARGSEYFNTHWPNLIRRVDDPYVRAILSRIAGEDWESVLEEEYIPLLERMVVGVQYLDDWEVRLSFFLSLHVLLFLSHRNPD